In one Mycobacteroides chelonae genomic region, the following are encoded:
- a CDS encoding fatty acyl-AMP ligase, giving the protein MKLRIEEYLDGKGAITLPDGYTVNYYLERAVEQLGDTFAYRYLDFNANSDGEPNDLNWTQLGQRSQAVAARLQQVTKPGDRVAILAPQGIDYVIGFYAAIEAGNIAVPLFAPELPGHSERLDAVLTDAQPTVVLTNNAAAESVSRFVRGLPRERRPRVVAVDSVPDSVAATYVKVTPDTDDIAYLQYTSGSTRVPAGVEITHRAVMTNVLQMIISVGLDDSIRSVSWLPLYHDMGLLMILFPLCGGRITLMSPVSFVRRPGRWIKELAAEAHLGRTFAAAPNFAFELAAERGLPKDNEELDLSNVAGLINGSEPVSISSIRKFNDAFGPYGLPPTTIKPSYGMAEATLFVSTIPSDAEASVVYLDRRELGNGRAVRVAEDDEHAVPQVSCGKISRSQWAVIVNPNADTELADGEVGEIWLHGDNLGRGYWGRPKETDFSFRNKLQARLDQGSHATGTEPGATWFRTGDLGVYLDGELYITGRVKDLVIIDGRNHYPQDIEATVEEASPAVRRGFVAAFSVPADELPAGVDQGNGTGERVVIVAERAAGAGRAAPEPIVDAIRAAVSWRHSLPIADIQLVQAGAIPRTTSGKLARRACRQEYLDNKLGVRA; this is encoded by the coding sequence GTGAAGTTGCGTATTGAGGAGTACTTGGACGGCAAAGGTGCTATCACCTTGCCAGACGGTTACACCGTCAACTATTACCTTGAGCGTGCCGTCGAACAGCTGGGCGACACATTCGCGTACCGATACCTGGACTTCAATGCGAACTCCGATGGCGAACCCAACGATCTCAACTGGACACAGCTTGGCCAGCGCTCGCAAGCCGTAGCGGCACGGCTGCAGCAAGTCACCAAGCCCGGTGATCGTGTCGCGATCCTCGCTCCGCAGGGCATCGACTATGTGATCGGTTTCTATGCCGCCATCGAGGCAGGCAACATTGCCGTTCCACTGTTTGCTCCGGAGCTTCCTGGCCACTCCGAACGGCTGGATGCGGTCCTCACCGATGCGCAGCCCACCGTGGTGCTGACCAACAATGCCGCCGCGGAATCGGTCAGCAGATTTGTCCGCGGGCTGCCCCGGGAACGGCGCCCCCGTGTGGTCGCGGTCGACAGCGTCCCCGATTCGGTGGCCGCCACCTACGTCAAGGTCACACCGGATACCGATGACATCGCATACCTGCAGTACACGTCGGGATCGACCCGGGTTCCCGCTGGTGTGGAGATCACGCACCGTGCGGTGATGACCAACGTTCTGCAGATGATCATCTCGGTGGGCCTGGATGACAGCATCCGCAGTGTCAGCTGGCTGCCGCTGTACCACGACATGGGCCTGCTGATGATTCTGTTCCCGCTGTGCGGCGGCCGGATCACCTTGATGTCGCCGGTGTCGTTCGTGCGCCGTCCCGGACGGTGGATCAAGGAACTGGCCGCCGAGGCGCACCTGGGCCGAACCTTCGCCGCCGCACCGAACTTCGCCTTCGAGCTGGCCGCCGAGCGCGGTCTGCCCAAGGACAACGAGGAACTCGATCTGAGCAATGTCGCGGGTCTGATCAACGGTTCCGAGCCGGTGAGCATCTCCTCGATCCGCAAGTTCAACGACGCTTTCGGGCCCTACGGACTGCCGCCGACGACTATCAAGCCTTCCTACGGCATGGCCGAGGCGACGCTGTTCGTGTCCACCATTCCTTCCGATGCCGAGGCCTCGGTGGTGTACCTGGATCGCAGGGAGCTGGGCAACGGCCGTGCCGTCCGGGTCGCCGAGGATGATGAGCATGCGGTTCCGCAGGTGTCCTGCGGCAAGATCTCGCGCAGCCAGTGGGCCGTGATCGTCAACCCCAATGCCGATACTGAGCTGGCCGACGGCGAAGTCGGGGAGATCTGGCTGCACGGCGACAACCTCGGCCGCGGTTACTGGGGCAGGCCCAAGGAAACCGACTTCTCCTTCCGTAACAAGCTGCAGGCCCGGCTCGACCAGGGCAGCCATGCCACCGGCACCGAGCCCGGCGCTACCTGGTTCCGCACCGGAGACCTGGGTGTGTACCTCGACGGTGAGCTGTATATCACCGGACGGGTCAAGGATCTGGTCATCATCGATGGCCGTAACCACTATCCGCAGGACATCGAGGCCACCGTCGAGGAAGCCTCACCGGCGGTGCGACGCGGTTTCGTGGCGGCGTTCTCGGTGCCCGCGGACGAGCTGCCCGCTGGCGTCGATCAGGGTAACGGCACGGGGGAGCGGGTGGTCATCGTGGCCGAGCGTGCGGCGGGCGCGGGCCGTGCGGCACCGGAGCCCATTGTCGATGCGATCCGCGCGGCCGTCTCATGGCGTCACAGCCTGCCCATCGCGGACATCCAGCTGGTTCAGGCAGGCGCTATACCGCGTACCACCAGCGGAAAGCTCGCACGCCGAGCCTGCCGCCAGGAATACCTGGACAACAAACTCGGCGTGCGCGCTTGA
- a CDS encoding PPOX class F420-dependent oxidoreductase encodes MTSLDDPQVRQFLSEGTKVGKLGYLAKDGRPLVSPIWFLLKNDTLIFCTSPDEAKGKALQRDPRVVLTVDIETPPYSYIQIQGTAEADADPEHVKSAFREIANRYLPHEAAEAYVNKQGPEPRGVLFVIHPTKVVSLFDLL; translated from the coding sequence ATGACCTCATTGGATGATCCACAAGTCCGGCAGTTTCTATCGGAAGGGACGAAGGTCGGCAAGCTTGGCTACCTGGCGAAGGATGGCAGACCGTTGGTGTCACCGATCTGGTTCTTACTCAAAAACGACACTCTAATCTTCTGCACATCACCGGACGAGGCGAAAGGCAAAGCACTGCAACGGGACCCACGTGTCGTGCTCACCGTAGACATCGAGACGCCGCCTTATTCCTATATCCAGATACAAGGCACGGCAGAGGCAGACGCCGATCCTGAACACGTGAAAAGCGCATTCCGTGAAATCGCCAACCGTTACCTCCCGCACGAGGCCGCAGAAGCATACGTGAACAAGCAGGGACCCGAACCACGCGGGGTCCTTTTCGTAATCCACCCGACAAAAGTGGTCTCGTTGTTCGACTTGCTTTAA
- a CDS encoding sensor histidine kinase, producing MNQSDRAGAILRVEKWFPGMTAYVVCSCTLGIVCVLVLDSYFPGKVLASIVLLVLMAATMIYWAKQNFIEDRRLEPLVIMFVALGLFIAAVFAAQPALGALGAVYPVIFTALPIRTACAVAVLISFIPAVVVYLVADGYWLHWEYGLVLTFVAGVTGPTMGVILTRSARISMRLDYLTTELAKSRSEVEQLSREAGVNAERERLALEIHDTLAQGFASIVTLSQAIETEFYERPHTAKQHLRLVISTARESLNEARAMVSELTPAAMWNLSLTAAMERLAMQLEQQTGIKAQVSADPKLPRLSTSVEVVLLRVTQEAISNVRKHSRASKVRIELARSLMGVRLNVVDDGIGLPGSYQPGFGLPGIRTRVAQIGGRVSVHSSPKAGVRIELEVPL from the coding sequence ATGAACCAGTCCGATCGAGCCGGTGCGATTCTCCGCGTTGAAAAGTGGTTTCCCGGCATGACCGCCTATGTAGTGTGCTCTTGCACCTTGGGAATTGTCTGTGTCTTGGTGTTGGACAGCTATTTCCCGGGAAAGGTTCTCGCATCAATTGTTCTGCTTGTGTTAATGGCTGCCACCATGATTTATTGGGCAAAGCAGAATTTTATAGAGGATCGCCGCCTCGAGCCTCTGGTGATTATGTTTGTGGCTCTTGGGCTGTTTATTGCAGCTGTCTTCGCCGCTCAACCTGCGCTAGGCGCCTTGGGTGCTGTCTATCCGGTCATATTCACCGCGTTGCCAATACGAACAGCTTGTGCGGTAGCGGTCCTAATCAGTTTCATTCCAGCGGTGGTCGTGTATTTGGTCGCTGACGGGTACTGGCTGCACTGGGAATATGGATTGGTATTGACCTTCGTCGCGGGAGTTACCGGCCCCACGATGGGGGTGATTCTCACAAGAAGCGCCAGGATAAGTATGCGCCTCGATTATCTGACAACTGAGCTGGCAAAAAGTCGGTCCGAAGTCGAACAGCTGTCCAGGGAGGCGGGCGTGAACGCTGAGCGCGAGAGGCTTGCCCTGGAGATACACGACACCTTGGCCCAAGGGTTCGCTAGCATCGTTACTCTTTCGCAAGCTATCGAAACTGAGTTCTATGAACGGCCGCATACTGCCAAACAACATCTGCGGCTGGTGATTTCCACCGCTCGGGAAAGTCTCAACGAAGCACGGGCTATGGTCAGTGAACTCACGCCAGCTGCGATGTGGAACCTATCGTTGACCGCAGCGATGGAGCGGTTGGCCATGCAGCTGGAGCAGCAAACCGGAATTAAGGCCCAAGTCTCGGCAGACCCGAAACTGCCGAGGCTTAGCACCTCCGTTGAAGTGGTGTTACTACGTGTCACTCAGGAGGCGATTTCCAATGTTCGTAAGCATTCCCGTGCCAGCAAAGTACGCATTGAACTGGCTCGTTCGCTGATGGGAGTGCGCCTAAATGTTGTCGATGACGGGATCGGATTGCCCGGCAGTTACCAACCTGGGTTCGGGCTGCCGGGAATCCGGACTCGCGTAGCGCAGATCGGCGGCAGGGTGTCTGTTCACTCGAGTCCTAAAGCGGGCGTCAGGATTGAGCTGGAGGTACCGCTGTGA
- a CDS encoding pyridoxamine 5'-phosphate oxidase family protein yields MAVSSSSINPAQPRPVWFEATGERTIQLFTGPDTVKIARLSADPRASIIIATPVGEPEQWLSITGAVTLHTDRTQELIERLFARYWGDAAAQHGDQLAHT; encoded by the coding sequence ATGGCCGTTTCTTCCAGCAGCATCAACCCCGCCCAGCCCCGACCAGTATGGTTCGAAGCCACCGGCGAGCGCACCATCCAATTATTCACCGGCCCAGATACTGTCAAGATTGCCCGCCTAAGCGCCGATCCCCGCGCCTCCATCATCATCGCCACACCTGTCGGAGAACCAGAACAATGGTTATCTATCACCGGCGCGGTCACCCTGCACACAGACCGCACCCAGGAACTGATAGAACGACTATTCGCACGCTATTGGGGCGACGCCGCCGCGCAACACGGCGACCAACTCGCGCACACATGA